A genomic stretch from Xiphophorus maculatus strain JP 163 A chromosome 16, X_maculatus-5.0-male, whole genome shotgun sequence includes:
- the mapk8ip3 gene encoding C-Jun-amino-terminal kinase-interacting protein 3 isoform X13 encodes MMEIDEVVYQDDYGSGTVMSERVSGLANSIYREFERLIHSYDEEVVKELMPLVVNVLENLDAVLTENQEHEVELELLKEDNEQLITQYEREKALRKQAEEKFIEFEDSLEADKKELQMQVELLELQGKQLELKTKNYSDQITRLEEREAEMKKEYNALHQRHTEMIQTYVEHIERSKLQQPGGNSQSEGPGCGRTKAERPPSLSLYPGGEGMVRGGHGGARMMPGTDIWQVSGLGHSTFSSASQEDESESDSVAATPSSTGSKSNTPTSSVPSATITPINEGFPPHCDFDTMRAGNRRKGAKRLSRNMEVQVSQETRNVSIGMGSSDEWSEFQEIIDSTPELEMGMDSRVYGGGNSPSQGIVNEAFGINTDSLYHEIKDAKSDIIGDVDAGAELLGEFSVRDDFFGMGKEVENLLTENKQLLETKNALNIVKNDLIAKVDELSSEQEVLKEELEAVRQSKNKVDARIKELEEEIKRLRAEASRDSKDEVGDDFSSPMQDGDMSMTQRRRFTRVEMARVLMERNQYKERLMELQEAVRWTEMIRASRESPPIQEKKKSTIWQFFARLFSSSSSPPPVKRPYSSVNIHYKSPSPAFNQRRSHTMCQISTSNRTLEFFPEDDSAMMARREQRREQYRQVREHMRRDDGIMQACGWSVPSRLKQTNEKEDNRMKNVPVPVYCRPLVEKDPNRKLWCAAGVDLTGWRVSSQEAAPPKAPSGSGDPLQTEEDRADKKNTSPEKRKSKELQETDSMNSRVWILTSTHSASKVVIIDANQPGSLVDQFNVCNAHVLCISSVPAASESDYPAGEIVLDPGDGGAGGGEDMGGVEGMLAGITLVGCATNCSVARSNCSSRTDTPIVDKGQAPAAPPMNGKIHPAQSAEEATEATEVSESTASQPEMGSGRPGPFTEHVFTDPQPRPADDRNAGQSKDESSQPAESEEGGEETKNYTSVAPTMWLGAQNSWLYVHSAVGNWKKCLHSIKLKDSVLSLVHVKGRVLVALADGTLAIFHRSEDGLWDLSNYHLMDLGRPHHSIRCMAVVHDKVWCGYKNKIHVIQPKSMQIEKSFDAHPRRESQVRQLAWIGDGVWVSIRLDSTLRLYHAHTHQHLQDVDIEPYVSKMLGTGKLGFSFVRITALLIGGNRLWVGTGNGVIISIPLTETVVLHRGQLLGLRANKVSPTSSGGVIHVYGDDSSEKSTGSFIPYCSMAQAQLCFHGHRDAVKFFVSVPGNVLATLNGSVLDSPSEGQSTAAPTETEAQSVQNVLVLSGGEGYIDFRIGDGEDDETEEGDSGGGASQMKPALSKAERSHIIVWQVSYVPE; translated from the exons AAATTCATTGAATTTGAGGACAGTCTGGAGGCAGACAAAAAGGAGCTGCAGATGCAGGTGGAGCTTTTGGAGCTTCAGGGGAAGCAGCTGGAGCTGAAGACGAAGAACTACTCCGACCAGA TCACTCGTCTTGAGGAGCGTGAGGCAGAGATGAAGAAGGAGTATAATGCTCTTCATCAGCGCCACACCGAG ATGATCCAGACGTACGTAGAGCACATAGAGCGGTCCAAACTGCAGCAACCAGGGGgtaacagccaatcagaaggcCCCGGCTGTGGACGAAC CAAAGCGGAGCGCCCGCCGTCGCTGAGCCTGTACCCTGGTGGCGAGGGCATGGTACGTGGGGGTCACGGGGGGGCTAGGATGATGCCCGGGACAGACATCTGGCAGGTCAGCGGGCTCGGCCATTCCACCTTCAGCTCCGCCTCTCAG GAGGACGAATCGGAGTCTGACTCGGTTGCAGCCACACCCAGCAGCACAGGAAGCAAGTCCAACACGCCCACCTCCTCCGTCCCCTCCGCCACCATCACCCCCATCAACGAGGGCTTCCCCCCGCACTGCGACTTCGACACGATGCGCGCCGGGAACCGCAGGAAAGGCGCCAAGCGTCTCAGTCGCAACATGGAGGTGCAGGTTTCCCAGGAAACCAGGAACGTCAGCATCG GTATGGGAAGCAGTGACGAATGGTCCGAATTTCAGGAAATTATCGACTCCACCCCAGAGCTGGAGATGGGAATGGATTCCAGGGTTTATGGAGGTGGAAACAG TCCTTCTCAAGGGATTGTTAACGAGGCATTCGGCATCAACACGGACTCACTGTACCACGAGATCAAAGACGCAAAGTCGGACATCATCGGGGACGTCGACGCCGGTGCCGAGCTGCTGG GCGAGTTCTCAG TCCGTGACGATTTCTTCG GGATGGGAAAGGAGGTGGAAAATCTTCTGACGGAGAACAAACAGCTTCTAGAGACCAA AAACGCTCTGAACATTGTAAAAAACGATCTTATCGCCAAAGTGGACGAGCTGTCGAGTGAGCAGGAGGTGCtgaaggaggagctggaggcgGTGCGGCAGTCCAAGAACAAGGTGGACGCCAGAATCAAGGAGCTGGAAGAAGAAATCAAGAG GTTAAGAGCAGAAGCATCTCGGGACTCCAAAGACGAAGTTGGTGATGAC TTTTCGTCGCCCATGCAGGACGGGGACATGTCGATGACCCAGCGGCGCCGCTTCACTCGGGTGGAGATGGCCCGTGTGCTGATGGAGCGGAACCAGTACAAAGAGAGGctgatggagctgcaggaggCGGTGCGATGGACAGAGATGATCAG GGCTTCTAGGGAGAGTCCGCCCATCCAGGAGAAGAAGAAGTCCACCATCTGGCAGTT CTTTGCACGCCTCTTCAGCTCCTCGTCCAGCCCTCCTCCCGTCAAGCGACCTTACTCCAGCGTCAACATCCACTACAAGTCGCCCTCGCCGGCGTTCAACCAGCGGCGCAGTCACACCATGTGCCAGATCTCCACCTCCAACCGCACGCTGGAGTTCTTCCCTGAAGA TGACTCGGCAATGATGGCGCGCCGAGAGCAGCGGCGTGAGCAGTACAGGCAGGTGCGAGAGCACATGCGCCGTGACGACGGCATCATGCAGGCCTGTGGCTGGAGCGTGCCATCTCGCCTCAAGCAG ACCAATGAGAAAGAGGATAACCGCATGAAGAATGTGCCTGTTCCGGTGTACTGTCGCCCTCTGGTGGAGAAAGACCCCAACAGGAAG TTGTGGTGCGCAGCGGGAGTCGACCTGACAGGATGGAGAGTCAGCAGCCAGGAGGCGGCGCCACCCAAAGCACCATCAGGCAGCGGTGACCCCCTGCAGACTGAGGAGGACCGAGCGGACAAGAAGAACACGTCACCTGAGAAGAGGAAG TCTAAGGAGCTCCAGGAGACAGACAGCATGAACAGTCGAGTGTGGATCCTCACCAGCACCCACTCTGCCAGCAAGGTGGTCATCATCGACGCCAACCAGCCTGGTTCTCTGGTCGACCAGTTCAACGTCTGCAACGCACACGTGCTCTGCATCTCCAGTGTGCCAG CTGCCAGCGAGAGTGATTATCCAGCAGGAGAAATCGTGTTGGATCCAGGTgatggaggagcaggaggaggagaggacaTGGGAGGCGTGGAGGGCATGTTGGCTGGCATCACGCTGGTTGGCTGTGCCACGAACTGCAGTGTTGCCCGTAGCAACTGCTCCTCGCGTACAGACACACCCATAGTGGATAAAGGACAAG ccCCCGCCGCTCCCCCCATGAACGGGAAGATTCACCCCGCCCAGTCAGCCGAGGAAGCCACGGAGGCCACGGAGGTTTCTGAATCCACAGCCAGCCAGCCGGAGATGGGGTCCGGACGCCCGGGGCCCTTCACCGAGCACGTCTTCACTGATCCTCAGCCTCGTCCGGCAGATGATAG GAACGCGGGCCAGTCCAAAGACGAATCGTCTCAGCCGGCAGAGTCTGAGGAAGGAGGGGAAGAAACCAAAAACTACACCAGCGTGGCCCCCACCATGTGGCTCGGGGCGCAGAACAGCTG GCTTTATGTCCACTCTGCCGTCGGAAACTGGAAGAAGTGTCTCCACTCCATCAAACTCAAAGACTCGGTTCTCAGTCTGGT GCACGTGAAAGGTCGTGTGCTGGTCGCCCTCGCTGACGGGACGCTCGCCATATTCCACCGATCAGAAG ACGGCCTGTGGGACCTGTCCAACTATCACCTCATGGACCTCGGCCGGCCTCATCACTCCATCCGCTGCATGGCGGTCGTCCACGATAAGGTCTGGTGCGGCTACAAGAACAAGATTCATGTCATTCAGCCCAAAAGCATGCAGATCGAG AAGTCGTTCGACGCCCACCCCCGGAGGGAGAGCCAGGTGCGGCAGCTGGCCTGGATCGGTGACGGCGTGTGGGTCTCGATCCGGTTAGACTCCACCCTGCGTCTGTACCACGCGCACACGCACCAGCACCTCCAGGATGTGGACATTGAGCCATACGTCAGCAAAATGTTGG GTACCGGCAAGCTGGGCTTCTCGTTTGTGCGGATCACGGCCCTGCTGATTGGTGGAAACCGTCTCTGGGTGGGGACAGGAAACGGCGTGATCATCTCCATCCCGCTGACAGAGA CGGTGGTTCTTCACCGGGGACAGCTGCTGGGTTTGAGGG CCAATAAAGTGTCTCCTACGTCCTCTGGCGGGGTGATCCATGTGTATGGCGATGACAGCTCTGAGAAGAGCACCGGCAGCTTCATCCCCTACTGCTCCATGGCCCAAGcgcagctgtgtttccatggaCACCGTGATGCTGTCAAGTTCTTCGTATCCGTACCAG gtAATGTTTTGGCCACCTTAAACGGCAGCGTTCTGGACAGTCCATCCGAAGGTCAGAGCACCGCAGCACCCACAGAGACGGAGGCGCAGAGCGTCCAGAACGTGCTGGTGCTGAGCGGAGGAGAGGGCTACATCGACTTCCGCATAG gTGATGGGGAGGATGATGAGACGGAGGAAGGTGACAGCGGCGGTGGTGCTTCGCAGATGAAACCTGCTTTGAGCAAAGCTGAGCGAAGCCACATCATCGTCTGGCAGGTGTCCTACGTGCCGGAGTGA
- the mapk8ip3 gene encoding C-Jun-amino-terminal kinase-interacting protein 3 isoform X3, translating to MMEIDEVVYQDDYGSGTVMSERVSGLANSIYREFERLIHSYDEEVVKELMPLVVNVLENLDAVLTENQEHEVELELLKEDNEQLITQYEREKALRKQAEEKFIEFEDSLEADKKELQMQVELLELQGKQLELKTKNYSDQITRLEEREAEMKKEYNALHQRHTEMIQTYVEHIERSKLQQPGGNSQSEGPGCGRTKAERPPSLSLYPGGEGMVRGGHGGARMMPGTDIWQVSGLGHSTFSSASQEDESESDSVAATPSSTGSKSNTPTSSVPSATITPINEGFPPHCDFDTMRAGNRRKGAKRLSRNMEVQVSQETRNVSIGMGSSDEWSEFQEIIDSTPELEMGMDSRVYGGGNSPSQGIVNEAFGINTDSLYHEIKDAKSDIIGDVDAGAELLGEFSVRDDFFGMGKEVENLLTENKQLLETKNALNIVKNDLIAKVDELSSEQEVLKEELEAVRQSKNKVDARIKELEEEIKRLRAEASRDSKDEVGDDFSSPMQDGDMSMTQRRRFTRVEMARVLMERNQYKERLMELQEAVRWTEMIRASRESPPIQEKKKSTIWQFFARLFSSSSSPPPVKRPYSSVNIHYKSPSPAFNQRRSHTMCQISTSNRTLEFFPEELASNGVASLLSDSAMMARREQRREQYRQVREHMRRDDGIMQACGWSVPSRLKQTGGQTDGAKDSPLKRQQTNEKEDNRMKNVPVPVYCRPLVEKDPNRKLWCAAGVDLTGWRVSSQEAAPPKAPSGSGDPLQTEEDRADKKNTSPEKRKSKELQETDSMNSRVWILTSTHSASKVVIIDANQPGSLVDQFNVCNAHVLCISSVPAASESDYPAGEIVLDPGDGGAGGGEDMGGVEGMLAGITLVGCATNCSVARSNCSSRTDTPIVDKGQAPAAPPMNGKIHPAQSAEEATEATEVSESTASQPEMGSGRPGPFTEHVFTDPQPRPADDRNAGQSKDESSQPAESEEGGEETKNYTSVAPTMWLGAQNSWLYVHSAVGNWKKCLHSIKLKDSVLSLVHVKGRVLVALADGTLAIFHRSEDGLWDLSNYHLMDLGRPHHSIRCMAVVHDKVWCGYKNKIHVIQPKSMQIEKSFDAHPRRESQVRQLAWIGDGVWVSIRLDSTLRLYHAHTHQHLQDVDIEPYVSKMLGTGKLGFSFVRITALLIGGNRLWVGTGNGVIISIPLTETVVLHRGQLLGLRANKVSPTSSGGVIHVYGDDSSEKSTGSFIPYCSMAQAQLCFHGHRDAVKFFVSVPGNVLATLNGSVLDSPSEGQSTAAPTETEAQSVQNVLVLSGGEGYIDFRIGDGEDDETEEGDSGGGASQMKPALSKAERSHIIVWQVSYVPE from the exons AAATTCATTGAATTTGAGGACAGTCTGGAGGCAGACAAAAAGGAGCTGCAGATGCAGGTGGAGCTTTTGGAGCTTCAGGGGAAGCAGCTGGAGCTGAAGACGAAGAACTACTCCGACCAGA TCACTCGTCTTGAGGAGCGTGAGGCAGAGATGAAGAAGGAGTATAATGCTCTTCATCAGCGCCACACCGAG ATGATCCAGACGTACGTAGAGCACATAGAGCGGTCCAAACTGCAGCAACCAGGGGgtaacagccaatcagaaggcCCCGGCTGTGGACGAAC CAAAGCGGAGCGCCCGCCGTCGCTGAGCCTGTACCCTGGTGGCGAGGGCATGGTACGTGGGGGTCACGGGGGGGCTAGGATGATGCCCGGGACAGACATCTGGCAGGTCAGCGGGCTCGGCCATTCCACCTTCAGCTCCGCCTCTCAG GAGGACGAATCGGAGTCTGACTCGGTTGCAGCCACACCCAGCAGCACAGGAAGCAAGTCCAACACGCCCACCTCCTCCGTCCCCTCCGCCACCATCACCCCCATCAACGAGGGCTTCCCCCCGCACTGCGACTTCGACACGATGCGCGCCGGGAACCGCAGGAAAGGCGCCAAGCGTCTCAGTCGCAACATGGAGGTGCAGGTTTCCCAGGAAACCAGGAACGTCAGCATCG GTATGGGAAGCAGTGACGAATGGTCCGAATTTCAGGAAATTATCGACTCCACCCCAGAGCTGGAGATGGGAATGGATTCCAGGGTTTATGGAGGTGGAAACAG TCCTTCTCAAGGGATTGTTAACGAGGCATTCGGCATCAACACGGACTCACTGTACCACGAGATCAAAGACGCAAAGTCGGACATCATCGGGGACGTCGACGCCGGTGCCGAGCTGCTGG GCGAGTTCTCAG TCCGTGACGATTTCTTCG GGATGGGAAAGGAGGTGGAAAATCTTCTGACGGAGAACAAACAGCTTCTAGAGACCAA AAACGCTCTGAACATTGTAAAAAACGATCTTATCGCCAAAGTGGACGAGCTGTCGAGTGAGCAGGAGGTGCtgaaggaggagctggaggcgGTGCGGCAGTCCAAGAACAAGGTGGACGCCAGAATCAAGGAGCTGGAAGAAGAAATCAAGAG GTTAAGAGCAGAAGCATCTCGGGACTCCAAAGACGAAGTTGGTGATGAC TTTTCGTCGCCCATGCAGGACGGGGACATGTCGATGACCCAGCGGCGCCGCTTCACTCGGGTGGAGATGGCCCGTGTGCTGATGGAGCGGAACCAGTACAAAGAGAGGctgatggagctgcaggaggCGGTGCGATGGACAGAGATGATCAG GGCTTCTAGGGAGAGTCCGCCCATCCAGGAGAAGAAGAAGTCCACCATCTGGCAGTT CTTTGCACGCCTCTTCAGCTCCTCGTCCAGCCCTCCTCCCGTCAAGCGACCTTACTCCAGCGTCAACATCCACTACAAGTCGCCCTCGCCGGCGTTCAACCAGCGGCGCAGTCACACCATGTGCCAGATCTCCACCTCCAACCGCACGCTGGAGTTCTTCCCTGAAGA ACTGGCCAGTAACGGTGTTGCATCTCTCCTCAGTGACTCGGCAATGATGGCGCGCCGAGAGCAGCGGCGTGAGCAGTACAGGCAGGTGCGAGAGCACATGCGCCGTGACGACGGCATCATGCAGGCCTGTGGCTGGAGCGTGCCATCTCGCCTCAAGCAG ACTGGTGGTCAGACGGACGGCGCTAAGGACAGCCCGCTGAAGAGACAACAG ACCAATGAGAAAGAGGATAACCGCATGAAGAATGTGCCTGTTCCGGTGTACTGTCGCCCTCTGGTGGAGAAAGACCCCAACAGGAAG TTGTGGTGCGCAGCGGGAGTCGACCTGACAGGATGGAGAGTCAGCAGCCAGGAGGCGGCGCCACCCAAAGCACCATCAGGCAGCGGTGACCCCCTGCAGACTGAGGAGGACCGAGCGGACAAGAAGAACACGTCACCTGAGAAGAGGAAG TCTAAGGAGCTCCAGGAGACAGACAGCATGAACAGTCGAGTGTGGATCCTCACCAGCACCCACTCTGCCAGCAAGGTGGTCATCATCGACGCCAACCAGCCTGGTTCTCTGGTCGACCAGTTCAACGTCTGCAACGCACACGTGCTCTGCATCTCCAGTGTGCCAG CTGCCAGCGAGAGTGATTATCCAGCAGGAGAAATCGTGTTGGATCCAGGTgatggaggagcaggaggaggagaggacaTGGGAGGCGTGGAGGGCATGTTGGCTGGCATCACGCTGGTTGGCTGTGCCACGAACTGCAGTGTTGCCCGTAGCAACTGCTCCTCGCGTACAGACACACCCATAGTGGATAAAGGACAAG ccCCCGCCGCTCCCCCCATGAACGGGAAGATTCACCCCGCCCAGTCAGCCGAGGAAGCCACGGAGGCCACGGAGGTTTCTGAATCCACAGCCAGCCAGCCGGAGATGGGGTCCGGACGCCCGGGGCCCTTCACCGAGCACGTCTTCACTGATCCTCAGCCTCGTCCGGCAGATGATAG GAACGCGGGCCAGTCCAAAGACGAATCGTCTCAGCCGGCAGAGTCTGAGGAAGGAGGGGAAGAAACCAAAAACTACACCAGCGTGGCCCCCACCATGTGGCTCGGGGCGCAGAACAGCTG GCTTTATGTCCACTCTGCCGTCGGAAACTGGAAGAAGTGTCTCCACTCCATCAAACTCAAAGACTCGGTTCTCAGTCTGGT GCACGTGAAAGGTCGTGTGCTGGTCGCCCTCGCTGACGGGACGCTCGCCATATTCCACCGATCAGAAG ACGGCCTGTGGGACCTGTCCAACTATCACCTCATGGACCTCGGCCGGCCTCATCACTCCATCCGCTGCATGGCGGTCGTCCACGATAAGGTCTGGTGCGGCTACAAGAACAAGATTCATGTCATTCAGCCCAAAAGCATGCAGATCGAG AAGTCGTTCGACGCCCACCCCCGGAGGGAGAGCCAGGTGCGGCAGCTGGCCTGGATCGGTGACGGCGTGTGGGTCTCGATCCGGTTAGACTCCACCCTGCGTCTGTACCACGCGCACACGCACCAGCACCTCCAGGATGTGGACATTGAGCCATACGTCAGCAAAATGTTGG GTACCGGCAAGCTGGGCTTCTCGTTTGTGCGGATCACGGCCCTGCTGATTGGTGGAAACCGTCTCTGGGTGGGGACAGGAAACGGCGTGATCATCTCCATCCCGCTGACAGAGA CGGTGGTTCTTCACCGGGGACAGCTGCTGGGTTTGAGGG CCAATAAAGTGTCTCCTACGTCCTCTGGCGGGGTGATCCATGTGTATGGCGATGACAGCTCTGAGAAGAGCACCGGCAGCTTCATCCCCTACTGCTCCATGGCCCAAGcgcagctgtgtttccatggaCACCGTGATGCTGTCAAGTTCTTCGTATCCGTACCAG gtAATGTTTTGGCCACCTTAAACGGCAGCGTTCTGGACAGTCCATCCGAAGGTCAGAGCACCGCAGCACCCACAGAGACGGAGGCGCAGAGCGTCCAGAACGTGCTGGTGCTGAGCGGAGGAGAGGGCTACATCGACTTCCGCATAG gTGATGGGGAGGATGATGAGACGGAGGAAGGTGACAGCGGCGGTGGTGCTTCGCAGATGAAACCTGCTTTGAGCAAAGCTGAGCGAAGCCACATCATCGTCTGGCAGGTGTCCTACGTGCCGGAGTGA